One Argiope bruennichi chromosome 5, qqArgBrue1.1, whole genome shotgun sequence DNA segment encodes these proteins:
- the LOC129968316 gene encoding uncharacterized protein LOC129968316, whose protein sequence is MIKMQTPEINHQNIRQRRHERFNVVDVNFDVVFDVSFDVVFDVSFDVVISFDVNVVDVSFDVVISFDVNVVDVSFDVVISFDVNVVDVSFDVVISFDVVFDVISEVVICFDVNVVDVSFDVVITFDVVFDVISEVVICFDVNVVDVSFDVVISFDVSFDVNFDVNHTPEINHQNIRQRRHERFNVVDVNFDVVFDVSFDVVFDVSFDVVISFDVNVVDVSFDVVISFDVNVVDVSFDVVISFDVNVVDVSFDVVISFDVVFDVISEVVICFDVNVVDVSFDVVITFDVVFDVISEVVICFDVNVVDVSFDVVISFDVSFDVSFDVNFDVNHTPEINHQNIRQRRHERFNVVDVNFDVVFDVVFDVSFDVVISFDVNVVDVSFDVVISFDVNVVDVSFDVVISFDVNVVDVSFDVVISFDVNVVDVSFDVVISFDVVFDVISEVVICFDVNVVDVSFDVVISFDVVFDVISEVVICFDVNVVDVSFDVVISFDVNVVDVSFDVNVFDIVLCQILVSIG, encoded by the exons ATGATAAAGATG CAAACGccagagattaatcaccaaaatattCGCCAAAGAAGACACGAGAGATTCAATGTAGTTGATGTCAATTTTGATGTCGTTTTTGATGTCAGTTTTGATGTAGTTTTTGATGTCAGTTTTGATGTTGTGATCAGTTTTGATGTCAATGTAGTTGATGTCAGTTTTGATGTTGTGATCAGTTTTGATGTCAATGTAGTTGATGTCAGTTTTGATGTTGTGATCAGTTTTGATGTCAATGTAGTTGATGTCAGTTTTGATGTTGTGATCAGTTTTGATGTAGTTTTTGATGTGATTTCTGAAGTTGTGATCTGTTTTGATGTTAATGTAGTTGATGTCAGTTTTGATGTTGTGATCACTTTTGATGTAGTTTTTGATGTGATTTCTGAAGTTGTGATCTGTTTTGATGTTAATGTAGTTGATGTCAGTTTTGATGTTGTGATCAGTTTTGATGTCAGTTTTGATGTCAATTTTGATGTCAAT CACACGccagagattaatcaccaaaatattCGCCAAAGAAGACACGAGAGATTCAATGTAGTTGATGTCAATTTTGATGTCGTTTTTGATGTCAGTTTTGATGTAGTTTTTGATGTCAGTTTTGATGTTGTGATCAGTTTTGATGTCAATGTAGTTGATGTCAGTTTTGATGTTGTGATCAGTTTTGATGTCAATGTAGTTGATGTCAGTTTTGATGTTGTGATCAGTTTTGATGTCAATGTAGTTGATGTCAGTTTTGATGTTGTGATCAGTTTTGATGTAGTTTTTGATGTGATTTCTGAAGTTGTGATCTGTTTTGATGTTAATGTAGTTGATGTCAGTTTTGATGTTGTGATCACTTTTGATGTAGTTTTTGATGTGATTTCTGAAGTTGTGATCTGTTTTGATGTTAATGTAGTTGATGTCAGTTTTGATGTTGTGATCAGTTTTGATGTCAGTTTTGATGTCAGTTTTGATGTCAATTTTGATGTCAAT CACACGccagagattaatcaccaaaatattCGCCAAAGAAGACACGAGAGATTCAATGTAGTTGATGTCAATTTTGATGTCGTTTTTGATGTAGTTTTTGATGTCAGTTTTGATGTTGTGATCAGTTTTGATGTCAATGTAGTTGATGTCAGTTTTGATGTTGTGATCAGTTTTGATGTCAATGTAGTTGATGTCAGTTTTGATGTTGTGATCAGTTTTGATGTCAATGTAGTTGATGTCAGTTTTGATGTTGTGATCAGTTTTGATGTCAATGTAGTTGATGTCAGTTTTGATGTTGTGATCAGTTTTGATGTAGTTTTTGATGTGATTTCTGAAGTTGTGATCTGTTTTGATGTTAATGTAGTTGATGTCAGTTTTGATGTTGTGATCAGTTTTGATGTAGTTTTTGATGTGATTTCTGAAGTTGTGATCTGTTTTGATGTTAATGTAGTTGATGTCAGTTTTGATGTTGTGATCAGTTTTGATGTCAATGTAGTTGATGTCAGTTTTGATGTCAATGTATTTgatatagttttgtgtcaaattctgGTTTCGATCGGTTGa